Proteins co-encoded in one Arthrobacter sp. ERGS1:01 genomic window:
- a CDS encoding DUF7218 family protein, which translates to MPQEKSSSIKDPEMYEALREDGASAQKAARISNAAARDGRTSVARRGGRSDAYEDWTLQELRAKAKQIGLSGYSKQRKQELIESLRDS; encoded by the coding sequence ATGCCACAGGAGAAAAGTTCCAGCATAAAAGACCCCGAGATGTATGAGGCCCTGCGTGAGGATGGAGCCTCGGCCCAGAAGGCCGCCAGAATATCAAATGCGGCAGCCAGGGATGGTCGGACCTCAGTGGCTCGCAGGGGCGGAAGATCAGACGCCTACGAGGACTGGACGTTACAAGAACTCAGGGCAAAGGCCAAGCAAATTGGCTTGAGCGGCTATTCGAAACAACGCAAGCAGGAACTCATCGAGTCGCTGCGCGACTCGTAG
- a CDS encoding GAF and ANTAR domain-containing protein: protein MINAEEALPLANELAAVAARASGLLLSEKTVAETLKLITEAAKLSFPDAVGAGVTLIDENARKISMAASDPIVEEADALQYALEEGPCLTAWATGETVVVDDVATDPRWPRWSQSVATLAVTACISVPMKSGGQSFGAVKVYSDTAWAFNTSARRVLELLVAQATVLLEHAQTAEGAHRLSQDLQHALRSRDLIGMAKGLVMERDGVGEEDAMQRLMRLAVADRATLRDTAVRLVEAAVRHVK, encoded by the coding sequence GTGATCAACGCAGAAGAGGCACTGCCACTCGCCAACGAGCTTGCCGCGGTTGCCGCCCGAGCCTCCGGGCTTCTCCTGAGTGAAAAAACCGTCGCCGAAACCCTCAAGCTCATCACCGAAGCAGCCAAACTCAGCTTCCCTGACGCAGTGGGGGCCGGGGTAACGCTTATTGATGAAAATGCTCGCAAGATAAGTATGGCTGCCTCCGATCCCATCGTCGAGGAGGCCGACGCCCTGCAGTACGCCCTGGAAGAAGGACCGTGCCTTACGGCTTGGGCTACGGGGGAGACTGTGGTGGTCGATGACGTCGCCACCGATCCGCGCTGGCCGCGGTGGTCCCAAAGCGTTGCCACCTTGGCGGTAACTGCCTGCATCAGTGTGCCCATGAAGTCTGGGGGGCAATCCTTTGGTGCGGTTAAGGTGTATTCGGATACAGCCTGGGCGTTTAATACCAGTGCCCGGAGGGTTCTGGAGCTGTTGGTGGCCCAGGCCACGGTCCTCCTGGAGCATGCGCAGACGGCGGAAGGTGCCCACCGTCTTAGCCAGGATTTGCAACACGCCCTGCGTTCGCGTGACCTGATTGGCATGGCCAAGGGCCTTGTCATGGAGCGCGATGGGGTGGGCGAAGAGGACGCCATGCAGAGGTTGATGAGACTGGCCGTCGCGGATCGCGCGACGCTCAGGGATACGGCGGTGCGGCTAGTAGAGGCGGCTGTCCGGCACGTCAAGTAG
- a CDS encoding GlsB/YeaQ/YmgE family stress response membrane protein codes for MGFIGWIILGLIVGAIVKAIMPGRVGGGWITSLILGVVGAIVGGWIGNLIFGSGDMRFWNLGSWILAIIGGVVVAGVYGAITGRSKSRA; via the coding sequence GTGGGCTTCATCGGATGGATTATTCTCGGCCTGATTGTGGGCGCCATTGTCAAGGCCATTATGCCCGGACGTGTCGGTGGAGGCTGGATCACCAGCCTCATCCTGGGCGTCGTCGGCGCAATCGTTGGTGGGTGGATCGGTAACCTGATTTTCGGATCCGGAGACATGAGATTCTGGAACCTAGGTTCGTGGATTCTGGCCATCATCGGCGGTGTAGTGGTCGCAGGCGTGTATGGGGCAATTACGGGACGCTCGAAGAGCAGGGCTTAG
- a CDS encoding YihY/virulence factor BrkB family protein: MAKEKNHVPSELEHESGLPGDDPKPGTPVDTHLSKWRYVAKRTVREFTKDACPDMAAALTYHGVLSIFPAMLALVSLLGLVGQGERTTATLLDAVRNVAPDSVAVLKGPIEQMTHANGAGFAFAAGIVVALLSASGYVGSFGRAMNRIYEIDEGRPAWKLRPVMLLVTLVAVLLVALMVLMLVLSGPVAQAVGDAAGMGGTTVAIWNVAKWPVIAILAIVVIALLFHATPNVRQPKFRWISLGSVISLVVFVVISVGFGFYVANFAHYNKTYGTIGGAIVLLLWLWILNMSLLFGAEFDAELERGRELVAGIAAEETIQLPPRDSKGSVKRLWKDAEEISVGRRLRSQRKAAPADPSDPER; encoded by the coding sequence ATGGCGAAGGAAAAGAACCACGTCCCAAGTGAACTAGAGCACGAATCCGGGCTCCCTGGCGACGACCCAAAGCCGGGCACACCTGTGGACACGCACCTATCGAAGTGGCGGTACGTGGCGAAACGGACGGTTCGCGAATTCACCAAGGACGCCTGCCCGGACATGGCCGCAGCGCTTACCTACCACGGAGTGTTGTCCATCTTTCCAGCCATGCTTGCCTTGGTATCACTGCTGGGATTGGTCGGGCAGGGTGAAAGAACGACGGCGACGCTACTTGACGCGGTAAGAAACGTGGCACCGGACTCCGTGGCGGTTTTGAAAGGCCCCATTGAGCAGATGACGCACGCCAACGGTGCGGGTTTTGCCTTCGCTGCAGGCATTGTGGTGGCGTTGCTTTCAGCGTCCGGTTACGTGGGATCGTTTGGGCGGGCCATGAACAGGATCTACGAAATCGATGAGGGTCGGCCCGCGTGGAAACTGCGCCCGGTGATGCTCTTGGTGACACTCGTCGCCGTCCTTCTGGTGGCGTTAATGGTTTTGATGTTGGTCCTTTCCGGGCCCGTGGCCCAAGCGGTCGGGGACGCCGCCGGCATGGGCGGCACGACCGTGGCGATCTGGAACGTGGCCAAATGGCCCGTGATCGCCATCCTCGCCATAGTCGTCATCGCGTTGCTATTCCATGCAACCCCGAACGTACGGCAACCCAAATTCCGCTGGATCAGCCTGGGATCGGTCATCAGCCTCGTTGTCTTTGTCGTGATCTCCGTAGGTTTCGGCTTCTATGTCGCCAATTTTGCCCACTATAACAAGACCTACGGCACCATTGGCGGGGCCATCGTTCTGCTTCTGTGGCTATGGATTCTGAACATGTCGCTCCTATTTGGCGCCGAGTTTGACGCCGAGCTGGAGCGCGGACGAGAACTAGTGGCGGGTATCGCCGCAGAGGAAACCATCCAGTTGCCGCCCCGCGATAGCAAGGGGAGCGTGAAACGGCTTTGGAAGGACGCCGAAGAGATTTCGGTGGGACGTCGGCTGCGCAGCCAGAGAAAAGCCGCCCCGGCGGACCCTAGCGATCCCGAACGATAA
- a CDS encoding DUF4235 domain-containing protein — protein MKILIKLLGVGASLAVGAGARRALGAVWRKGTGNKPPNEATDLRNPMAGVLVFALVTAVSGAVTGSSPSGLGRRQR, from the coding sequence ATGAAAATCCTGATCAAGCTTTTGGGTGTCGGCGCAAGCCTCGCGGTGGGCGCCGGGGCCCGCAGGGCGTTGGGGGCTGTCTGGCGCAAAGGTACCGGGAACAAACCTCCCAACGAAGCCACGGATTTACGCAACCCCATGGCCGGTGTGTTGGTGTTTGCGCTGGTAACCGCAGTTTCCGGGGCCGTTACCGGGTCGTCACCCAGCGGCTTGGGAAGAAGGCAGCGGTGA
- a CDS encoding FdhF/YdeP family oxidoreductase has protein sequence MKGSKPPVADPTDAELQVSEPKRWAAGWPSLYESLPLALTEMGVDRSFKTLTALNQNRGIDCMSCAWPDPPHRKVAEFCENGAKAISWEADLLKVPASFWTDHTVSSLRDRSEYWLGQQGRLVEPMYKASGEDHYRPIGWDDAFAVIARELKALDSPDEATFYTSGRTSNEAAFEYQLFARAFGTNNLPDCSNMCHESTGAAMGEVIGVGKSAISYTDFAKANLIIIMGQNPGTCHPRMLTALEEAKRGGTSIVAVNPLLEAGLINFRNPQRPRGLIGKGTDLADQYLQIRLAGDMALMQAVSKRVLDAEKAAPGTVLDHAFLAKHCDGLEEFRTYLEDLDEADVLAATGLETKEIDELANRYLKAEKVIITWAMGLTQHKKAVPTIKEIVNLMLLRGNIGKPGAGPSPIRGHSNVQGDRTMGIWEQMPPEFLDALQSEFGFNPPREPGLDVVDSIRAMRDGKVKILFAMGGNLVSAVSDTDVAQAAMLKTILSVQVSTKLNRSHAFVGDQALILPTLGRSEIDLQAGGPQFVTVEDTVCAVHGSAGRIEPISTAVLSEVAIVSRLARAVLGSDHPVNWAGFEASYDTLREHISHVCDGCEDYNAKVRQPDGFVLPHPPRDTRTFPTATGKAMITVNELETIEVREGRLLLQTIRSHDQFNTTMYGLNDRYRGVKKGRHVLLVNPEDLAELGLADGDYVDVHGEAADGVDRVMTQQRIISYPTARGCVAAYFPEANVLVALDDVAEVSNTPISKSVVVRLEKVAAPSFATGHH, from the coding sequence ATGAAAGGCAGCAAACCACCAGTAGCAGACCCGACCGATGCCGAATTGCAGGTGAGCGAGCCGAAGCGGTGGGCGGCCGGCTGGCCCAGCCTATACGAATCCCTGCCGCTTGCGTTGACCGAGATGGGGGTGGATCGGTCGTTCAAGACGCTAACGGCCCTCAATCAGAACCGCGGCATTGACTGCATGAGCTGTGCGTGGCCGGACCCGCCACATCGCAAGGTGGCGGAATTTTGTGAAAACGGGGCAAAAGCTATCAGCTGGGAGGCAGACCTGCTGAAAGTCCCGGCGTCGTTCTGGACGGACCACACGGTCTCATCGCTGCGCGACCGTAGCGAATACTGGCTTGGCCAGCAAGGCCGTTTAGTCGAGCCGATGTACAAAGCCTCGGGGGAGGACCACTACCGGCCGATCGGCTGGGACGATGCCTTCGCCGTCATCGCCAGGGAGTTGAAAGCCCTTGATTCACCCGACGAGGCAACGTTCTACACGAGCGGGCGCACCAGCAACGAGGCGGCCTTCGAATACCAGCTGTTTGCCAGGGCTTTCGGCACCAACAACCTGCCGGATTGTTCGAACATGTGCCATGAATCCACCGGTGCCGCCATGGGAGAGGTCATCGGCGTTGGCAAGTCCGCGATTTCCTACACGGACTTCGCCAAGGCGAACCTGATCATCATTATGGGCCAGAACCCCGGTACCTGCCATCCGCGGATGCTGACTGCACTGGAGGAAGCCAAACGCGGCGGCACGAGCATCGTCGCGGTCAATCCGCTCCTGGAGGCCGGGCTGATCAATTTCCGGAACCCGCAGCGGCCCCGTGGCTTAATTGGAAAGGGCACCGATCTCGCGGACCAATACCTGCAGATCCGCCTTGCCGGGGACATGGCCCTGATGCAGGCGGTCTCCAAGCGCGTCCTCGACGCCGAAAAGGCCGCCCCGGGGACGGTCCTTGACCACGCATTCCTCGCCAAGCATTGCGATGGACTGGAAGAATTCCGCACGTATCTGGAGGACCTTGACGAGGCTGATGTACTGGCTGCCACCGGCTTGGAAACCAAGGAAATTGACGAGCTGGCGAACCGCTACTTGAAGGCGGAGAAGGTTATTATCACGTGGGCGATGGGCCTGACCCAGCACAAGAAGGCGGTCCCCACGATCAAGGAGATTGTTAATCTGATGTTGCTGCGAGGCAACATCGGCAAGCCCGGGGCCGGACCGTCGCCCATCCGAGGCCACAGCAACGTCCAGGGCGATCGCACCATGGGCATCTGGGAGCAGATGCCGCCAGAGTTTCTGGACGCACTGCAAAGTGAGTTTGGTTTCAATCCACCACGGGAGCCGGGCCTGGACGTCGTCGACAGTATCCGCGCCATGCGTGACGGCAAGGTCAAGATCCTCTTCGCCATGGGTGGCAATCTCGTTTCGGCAGTTTCGGATACCGACGTCGCGCAGGCGGCCATGCTGAAAACCATCCTGTCCGTGCAGGTCTCCACGAAACTCAACCGCTCCCATGCGTTTGTTGGAGATCAGGCACTGATCCTGCCGACGCTTGGCCGTAGCGAGATCGACCTGCAGGCCGGCGGACCGCAATTCGTCACGGTGGAAGACACCGTCTGTGCCGTGCACGGGTCCGCCGGGCGGATCGAACCCATTTCGACGGCGGTCCTCTCCGAGGTCGCCATCGTCTCCCGGCTTGCCCGCGCCGTCCTCGGCTCGGACCACCCGGTGAACTGGGCCGGCTTCGAGGCCAGTTACGACACCCTGCGCGAACACATCTCCCATGTTTGCGACGGCTGCGAAGACTATAACGCCAAGGTCCGCCAGCCTGACGGTTTCGTGCTCCCGCATCCTCCCCGCGACACCCGAACCTTCCCCACCGCTACCGGAAAGGCCATGATCACCGTCAATGAGCTGGAGACCATCGAGGTTCGGGAGGGCCGCCTGCTGCTCCAAACCATCCGCTCACACGACCAATTCAACACCACCATGTACGGTCTCAACGATCGGTACCGCGGGGTGAAGAAGGGCAGGCACGTGCTCCTGGTCAACCCCGAGGACCTCGCGGAATTGGGTTTGGCTGACGGCGACTATGTGGATGTTCATGGCGAGGCGGCCGACGGCGTAGACCGGGTCATGACCCAACAGCGCATCATCAGCTACCCGACGGCCCGCGGCTGTGTCGCAGCCTATTTTCCCGAGGCAAATGTCCTCGTCGCACTGGACGATGTGGCCGAAGTGAGCAATACGCCCATTTCCAAATCAGTCGTCGTTCGGCTTGAAAAGGTCGCCGCCCCGTCCTTTGCGACTGGTCACCATTGA
- a CDS encoding Dps family protein, translated as MVSKKTSTAKFTVPGLSLKDGHHVAKILQGRLYALNDLQLTLKHAHWNVVGKDFIGVHEMLDPQIELVRAMIDETAERIATLGVSPNGLPGAMVKERSWDDYSVGRASTTEHLSALDIVYDGIVASHRDAIAATGDLDPVTEDMLIGQTAKLELFQWFMRAHLENDGGNLRHDEPPSHKSGTSAAKK; from the coding sequence ATGGTTTCCAAGAAGACTTCCACCGCCAAATTTACTGTCCCGGGTCTGTCCCTGAAGGATGGACATCACGTGGCAAAGATCCTGCAGGGTAGGTTGTACGCCCTGAATGACCTACAACTTACACTCAAGCATGCACACTGGAATGTAGTGGGCAAGGACTTTATCGGTGTCCACGAAATGCTCGATCCCCAAATTGAACTCGTCCGGGCCATGATTGATGAAACCGCCGAGCGCATCGCCACCCTGGGGGTGTCCCCGAACGGGCTTCCCGGTGCCATGGTTAAGGAGAGGTCCTGGGACGACTACTCCGTAGGCCGGGCTTCGACCACCGAGCACTTATCCGCGCTGGACATCGTTTACGACGGCATCGTCGCCAGCCACCGGGACGCCATTGCCGCCACAGGGGATCTCGACCCCGTCACCGAGGACATGCTGATCGGCCAGACAGCGAAGCTTGAACTCTTTCAGTGGTTCATGCGCGCACATCTGGAGAACGACGGCGGCAACCTCCGGCACGACGAGCCACCGAGCCACAAGAGCGGTACATCGGCCGCCAAAAAGTAG